GGTATGAAGATTgcgtttgtaaaaaaaaaagagtatttTTACATGCAAGTTTTCAACGAGCACTTGAATTATATCTAAAAGAAATAGTGAAAAATGTATCTATGGTAGTATGGTTCATGGCACCAATTCTTGAAGTGTATAAAAATGACTTGTAGCAACCTGAACCATTTTAGACACGTTGCACGACCCATCAGATTGGCTTTTATTGCTACTTATACTTGCATGCACAATAGCACATCACATTGTTTGTGTGTTGGAATCCTGCAGGAACGGGAAAGAGCCTTGAGATCATTCAAACTTGGCGTGACTCCAATACTGGTGGCTACTGATGTTGCTTCGAGAGGGCTGGATATCCCTAGGGTTGCTCACGTGATCAATTTTGATTTGCCACGTGACATTGATAGCTATGTTCATAGAATTGGGAGGACAGGCCGTGCTGGTAAATCTGGATTAGCAACGGCTTTTTTCAATGATAAGAATTCATGCATTGCTAAAGCACTTTCTGAGCTTATGATAGAAGCACATCAGGAAGCACCAGATTGGCTTAATCAGTATGCCGAGAGTTATGCAGCATTGAATGAACAAAATTATGGATCTAATAAGTTTGGCGGTCGAGATTTCAGGAATAGAAATGATAGCTCTTATGGAACTGCTGATTATGACAACGCTTCTGATGGCAATGACTATTATGCTTATTCTCAAACAATGAATGGCACGGCTTCTGGTGGCTATGACCACTATGCTCCTACACCTCTGAATGGAGATTATGGTGGGACTTCTAATGGTTTTGACTCTTATGCTTCTCAACCTGTGGCAGCAGACTTTGGTGGTGGTGCTGACTGGGAGTGAGTGATTGATACCTTTTGCCACCCTATATTATGACTACATGAAAATATTACTTAATTTTTGCTAACTAAAAATGATGGGGATGGCGGTATCAAGGTTATGTAGTTGGCTTTTTGGACTACTTGGTAGATGGAACTGATAGATAAATGATTTTTGCATTGTGGGTTAGTAGTTAGTAGTTACAACCTACAGGTTGCAACCACAAAGGTTTTGCCTTTTTGGATTAAAGAAGGATATGTAAAGATTCAACAACCATGAATGATATGGATTGTTACTTTTGGCAATGGCATATGCACATGATAGGTTTATCTTGCTTTGCTTTTAGCAAGTAAACTTATTTGATTTGTTGCTAACTGCGTATCTAGTTTGTCGTCGTGTATGTTTCCATGCAGTTGATATGTGTTTGCATATATTTGACTCAAGACAAGGTaggtttttcttataatatcTGACCAAAGTAGTATATTATCAGGGGCCTATATCTATGATTATCTGGTTTTGGTGTTAAATATATGGTTCCTTAGTTTGATTTCCATGCATCCCTTTAAACAGGATGGATTATAAGACAAATAGACAATGAATGACCATGTTTGTGGCTCTAATTcacaagtattttatttaaaaatcctttttatCTAAATATATGACATTTTTATGTGCAAATGTGGTGAATATCTTTCCAGTCGATAAACGCTTACCATTGGATCGAGTCCTTATAATGTATTGCATTCTAGGTTCAGCTTCCATAGAAATGCGTTgctctttattttattatttattatttttttgttcacGATAGAAAATTCTATTCTGTTCGTTATATTGCATACATAATAAGCATCCGTAAACATATTGGCATACTGCATACTTGCTGATCTAAGGGAAAAAGGAGCCATTATATTGCAGAAACTACACCTACAACAACGgtctagaaaataaaatagaGCCATACATGATTGCATACATGCATGTTAGAAAACTAATAAGATGCAAGAgcccatatatattatatcgtCAATGTCAACAAAATTTATAGAGTCATATATAGCACCAAATAGACGTACAAAAACCAAGGGGTACTACAAAGTGATAATAGCATGCCAAGATATCAATCTGGTCCAGATTATTACAAAAAATCTCTAGATATTTTTTAGTTGTAAAATGGTGAGACCCAACTAATTAAGGGCTAGACGAGTGAGCGGGGTAAAGATTTCTAAGGCAGAATCTGCAGGAGGGATTGGATCGTTGAGCAATGATTTAGCAGACGACTCGTCAAGATCCTTTCGGGGGTGCTTGAGAAGGGATACCTGTTTCCCCTTAGCTTTTGTACCTATATGAAAATCCAGTACACCATGATGAGCCATTATTGGAAAGTGCCAAACCGATGATTCAAGTCAAACGGGCACAGAAACGAATAAAGGCAGTATTTTTCAGCATGCTAGCAAAGAAGTAATGCTAAAAGAATTAAACGTTACTGACCAGTAGTTACGGCCGATCGAGAATATGGACCTGCTAAAGGGATTAAAACTTTGTTGGCCAGGGGCTTACGAATTCCGGCATCTCTTGTTCTCTGGGCGGctacatatatagaaagtaaaaaGTGAACATCATTATTATGATACCATAGAATTAGGAAGACTTAATTTGAAGAGATTGGAATTAGTACCTAAAATAGCACGTCCGTTGATGGCGCCAGAAGCTATATATCCACCACCGCGAGTAGGAATCTTTGCGTGTGCATAGATGGGAGAGTCTTTAGTCATTCGAGGTATGCGTACTTACAAGAAGAAGATACATATAGTTAGCATCAACACTAGCAGCAACAAGCACAAATAATAGAGtaattaaaccaaaaaataactaGCTAGTACTAATTATTAAGAGAGAGGATTGAATAATATATGGTCGAGATGAATTCTattctatctatactatcttataataattattactttctctcttataaaaatgttaaatgcaaAAGTACCATTTTACCatcgataaattaatttacatcatcaatcccttattttctaaaatatatccactacccctttacatcaattacattaaatcaattacttacacctACCACCAATAATAGTTTGTCACCACCACGACCGACGTCACCACCACCggtcgtcgtcaccaccaaaccGCCGCAGCATCGCGCGTGTACAGTGCTAGTATATATTAACAACAATACTAATAATATGCAATAATtcgtctaatatatatatagtgtatggTTTAGATAGATGGTTAGGGTACCAATATAGTAAGCCAAGTTCCTTGAGCACAATTCTATTGGCTTTTATCTGCTCCGGAAAGAGATAAGTACGCTCGTGGCTGTGAACAAACCTCGCCGGGACCTGGACAGGAACTTCATCTTCTTCGAACCCCGCCattcttatcttttcttttattccCTCGCTTACCAAATATCAATTTTGGTTTTAGGTTTGGTGTTTCCTTAAATAAGAATTGAAAtcgaatgaatatatatacatatatctattttCTTTCGgtatgttcggaaaaaaaaaactccgaTTGGGCTTTTACTTAGGACGTTTGGTGGGCTGGGGCTTTTTAAAGCTatagttttcgtttttatataaaaataactaaatgtAAATCAATTTTTCCCAATGTTCACACATTCTCAATTATCGAATCTTTATAAATCAATtctcaataaattaataaccgcAATAGACGAATTTATAATTCCTAATTTTAGAGGGTTTTTGGGTTGGGTTGATTTCGTAGACGAGTTTCAAGTATAATGTAAAGATGATCGTGTAATTGTTAGTGATGTGATTTTCTATAAAGATGTTTTTTTgcatttttagtttaatgtcTTTTTCGACAAGATTTCAAGTGGGTTTTCCAACGGGCAATGGCGGATCTTATTAAGGACCCGTGGGGGCCGCGACCCTTCTGTTTATTCGCTACGTAGTGTTATTTTATCCGTGTTTTTTTcgagaaaatattttttttattatcatttttggTTCTTGTGATTTACGGTCTCCTCCGTAACTTCCCTCAAGATCCTTGCTCATATATTTAATAGGATTGGTTTTGCTATTGCTAGAGGAGTAGAGGCCTAGATAGTATTGCAGCTCTCTACTAAtttcttataaattttattttgaagtttcaattaaaataataataatagtaataaaaaaataaaaataatattaatcttTCTATCTGATAAAAGAGAATCCCAATATTCTTTTAAAAAGTTTACATGTGACAGCAGGTTACCCTCTCaaacaacttttttaaaaataagtattatatcttttctctttctttattttcttccTCATCTATCTCCATAGCAATCTCTATCTCTCTATgtataattctctatctcaaaACGATGATGTGGCATATCTCTTTGCTTACtacatcatctttttcttacGTGTCATGTATATATACCCCGTTTCTATATATTTGACATCTCAACATCTTATGTGGCATTACATCTATAcactttaaataacaaatataaaacaaacataaaaaggGGTAACAAGTATCAAACCTACAACCTCCAAATGCTTAGCGAGTATAACCATTTAAGCCAAGATTGAATTTGTTAATTTCTTTCAAACCCATATTCTATACCTTGTAGTCTCCAAACAACATGCTGCATAAACAACACATAACATaacatacaaaaataaatatctagCAAAAGACAAAACGACTCAAAGCTTCAATTTTCATATATGaagttaataaattatataattaattaatcaatcaatattaattatataatatagatgaCATGACTTATTTTGAACGAACGTTAtgtataaattttgtatatattaattgtaCGGTACCCGACATGATAGAGACAACGTTAAATGGTGTATgtgattgatgtaaatgtgtttgataaaaaggagataatatagatattttataatacaaataactgttagtgtaatttaatattaagggtaggtgttgatttaattaattaagcgTAGTTTAATCGCATGTTCaatctttttaactttcaacatgagattataatttttatatattaatacagATATGACTCGAGTTATCATCTaaaatatgagaaaaaaaaagatattaaataaaaacataagaaaaccaaaacaaagtaTCACATTCTCTTAATTTTTCTATTGAAGCCGTCAAACTCAATATCAAATAACtggtagtgtaatttaatattaagggtagGTGgggatttaattcattaattgtAGTTTAATCAGCATgttcaatttttttaactttcaacatgagattataatttttatatattaatatagatataactTGAGTTATCATCTaaaatatgagaaaaaaaagatattaaataaaaacataagaaaaccaaaacaaagtaTCACAttctcttaattttttttattgaagcCGTCGAACTCAAAACAAACTGCCATGTGAACGTGGTGTTATTTTGTATgcataattttgttattttattttattttattttcagttaCTTTTATGTCCTTTAAAACATATGGAGACATATTCAccattaatttcatcaaattttcaaaaataccGTCAATCATCTTaacctttaatttttttcatcCAATGGCTGGAAACTATTCTCACCGTTCTCATTTTCAACCTATTCTCACTGGAAAGCTaccgtgtatatatatatatataagtattaagaattaaaaaggATTTATGATTAAATTAGCTGGACTTGTCTTGACAATTTTATTGGACTACTGAAATAATTAAACTATTTAAGTCCACTAAAATTTTAACACAAGTCCTCAAAAGCCtgttatatatttagttaattaatgatgatattGGTTTacctaattattattattattattatttattattattaactattaactattaactttaactatatatatataaaaatataagtttgtGTTTTTGGTGTGACCATATGATATGTCGAGAAAaccaaaaacgaaaaaaaaaaataaaataaattaatccCTTCTATTGGTCAGCCGTAAAtctataacaaaagaaaaagtctTCCAATTGTGGGGTTTTGTAGCCGTCGAGTGAAACAGAAAGAAAACTTTCTTTCAGAGCGGTCGAccagaaagaaaaagaaaagggttcttttgtgttttttagctcttgaaacaaaaaatattaacatTGTAGTGTGGACTAGCCGTATAAATATTCATACTTTTGAATATTGGTTTTAATCTACCTTTGTTCTTGAATCCATTCTTGATTCAATCCACAACGTTAAAGGtaatcaattttatttattaattatttaagttAATTACGTGTATGCTATACGTGATCTATTTTCCCCAGCGTTTACTTACATAGTTTAATGACTTTATATTGCAGCAATAATAACCAACCAATACAAAAATATTACTATCATCAACAAGAAGACGGATCCTGCCATAAGCCTTTCCTAACCTTCAGTCATCtttgtatattataatttagctcCATCTAGTTGACAAAAATCTCTGTTGCTAAGGAGGTTATTCCTCCAATGATCGATCCATTTTGTAATCGATCGATTTGAACTATGAAGCAAGAATGGAAACTACAAAACTGAGGCTAAGCCGGTTTCAATTCTTCAAGTACAAGTCAAGTTCCCCGGatcaaaaaagtcaaaaaaaaagaaagaaaaagggtCGTGACATTTCCTTAAAAAGGATCCAGCCACTAAGCTTCGAAACTCTTAGGTTGGTTCATTGGAATGAGATTttattccttagtgtgtttggttgttcaaaaacGAAGGAATATCATTATATTGGAATGTAAACATCctatcatttgatggaatcccCATTCCTTGAGGATAAAGTAAGGA
The sequence above is drawn from the Erigeron canadensis isolate Cc75 chromosome 4, C_canadensis_v1, whole genome shotgun sequence genome and encodes:
- the LOC122595790 gene encoding uncharacterized protein LOC122595790; translation: MTKDSPIYAHAKIPTRGGGYIASGAINGRAILAAQRTRDAGIRKPLANKVLIPLAGPYSRSAVTTGTKAKGKQVSLLKHPRKDLDESSAKSLLNDPIPPADSALEIFTPLTRLALN